The Actinomycetota bacterium genomic sequence CTTCTAACTTTAGTTGTTTTAGTACCATATCCAGCAATATGGTAGAAGGACCCCTGCCATCATAAAACTTCATTATTGCCTGCAGGGCCTTGGATGCTATGGAAAATCCGCTACCCTGGTCTCCCAAAATAAAATCCCAGCCATTAGCCCTGGCTTCCTGCCCTTGTCTGTTCAGGCCATAGCAATTGGATCCCGTACCGCATATAATCATTATGGCATCCGGACGGTCTGTTCCTGCATACAGTCCGATCTTGGAATCATTACATATTATGGTTTTATCCTTGTTAAGATATTCCTGCAAAGGGGATTTAAAAATTATCTGTTCATAAACCGTTTGGTCTTTAGGGGTATCCAGGCCAGACAATCCAAAACAAGCCCGGCTGAACCGTGAGCCTTTTTCTAGCCCAGCCAAGCCAGCTGCTTTATCTACAGCCTCATATATATTTTTAGCTGCCTTATCTATACCTACGCTTTTATAGTTTCCGGAGCCGCACCAAGATTCAGCCAAAACATGCCCTAAACTATCAGCCACCATAACTGCAGTTTTGGTGCCTCCTCCATCCACTCCTAAAATAAATTCTTCCATGCCTTTTTACTTATACATAGCCAATATATTTTCAGTAGGAGTATCAGGGGTTATATAATGGGAAGGCCCTAATATAAGTCCCCCCTGACCCTCAAACAGCTCTTTTATCCTTTTTACCCTTTCGGTTACCTGCCGGGGTTTAGCGCTGGGAAGAAAACCCTGTATGTCCAGCCCGCCATGAAAACATAAGTCCTTTCCGAAATTTTTCCTTAATTCCGCCAGGTCCATATTTCTAGCAGAAGTTTGTACCGGATCCAGGATATCTACTCCCATCTCCACCAGGTCCGGCAGCACTTCAGTACAATTTCCACAGATATGGAAACATACTAAAAGCCCATGGCTTTTAGCTGTCTCTATTATTTTTTTATCCCATGGCTTATAGAATTTACGCCACAGCTGGGGTGAAAGCATCAGGCCCTCCTGGGAAGCAAAGTCATCCCATATGCCGTAAAGGTCAATCTTGGAGCCTATGCTGGCCAGGTTCTTCTGGCAAAATTCCCACATAAACTGGCCAATGTTTCCAATAAGTATTTCAGCATACCTCTGGTTGGCTACCAGATCCATAAGCATATGGTCCATGCCCCTCATAAAGATAGAGGTCATAAATATACTGTTTAGGCAGCTGGTATTTAAGAAATACTCATCAGAAGGCTTCAATTGGGATAATTTCAATTCCGGCTGCTGCTGTTCACTATGGTAATAAACCTGTTCTGAATTATTCCTGTAAACCTCAAAGTCAAACCAATCCAGCTGGGGATAAGGATAATTCCTTACATCGTCCAACTCGTCTTTTCCTGCCAAGGGAGGGTTTTTGGAAAAGACTATATCCCTGCTCCCCCCAGCCTGGATATCCACCGGTTTAATGCCCCAAATGTTAAACCGGTTAATCTCAAAAATAGTATCAAAATCAGGGCCTGCATATTTAGGAAAATAAGTGGTAAACCCACCCAGGGTCTCACCGTCCGAATAATTATCAGCTCCCAGGCACTTTATAAGGTCAGGCCAGTTTTTTTCAATACCGCCCAAGCCGAAATAGTCCATAAGCCTGTCGTTTACCTCCGGCTCTCCCCGGTACATAGTGGGCACCCGGCAGGCTTTATGGCCAATAGCATCCAGCAAAAGTTTTTTCATTGCTTTCATTATTTAGGCGCTACCTTTATAGGGCTGGCTGTCACTTCGTCTGCAGTAAACAAAACACTTTCCCTAGGATTGGGATGCAGCTGAAGCAAAGTAGCCGGCCTTTCCAGTGTAGGCGGATGCATGCAGGCTATCCTAAAAGAAGCCAGCTGCCAGTTCAAATCCCCGCCGTCACAATAAATTTCAATCCTCTTAGCCTCTATAATAGGCTTCATCCCTATGGTTACCGCTTTAGGAGGAAGACCGTAAGAATTTCCCCCCAGCCCGCATATGGAATTTATCACAAAAGTATCAGAATTAAGTTCTATAACCCTGGTTTTGGAATTAAGAAACTGCTCTATGGTCATTCTGCGGTAATAGGTATCATAAGGCTCATTGAAAGCTATATGCCCATGATAGCCAAGGCCTCCATAACA encodes the following:
- a CDS encoding BadF/BadG/BcrA/BcrD ATPase family protein gives rise to the protein MEEFILGVDGGGTKTAVMVADSLGHVLAESWCGSGNYKSVGIDKAAKNIYEAVDKAAGLAGLEKGSRFSRACFGLSGLDTPKDQTVYEQIIFKSPLQEYLNKDKTIICNDSKIGLYAGTDRPDAIMIICGTGSNCYGLNRQGQEARANGWDFILGDQGSGFSIASKALQAIMKFYDGRGPSTILLDMVLKQLKLEDIFGLIEWVYAQPLDTGRIASLAKVVCSAAEKDDYVCRDILVQEAGEAELSIATVAKKLGFDDNVFDLVFVGSVFNCKQYFTSVLQENLKKKFRNIKFMPLTQKPVWGAIKLAMNLR
- a CDS encoding uroporphyrinogen decarboxylase family protein → MKAMKKLLLDAIGHKACRVPTMYRGEPEVNDRLMDYFGLGGIEKNWPDLIKCLGADNYSDGETLGGFTTYFPKYAGPDFDTIFEINRFNIWGIKPVDIQAGGSRDIVFSKNPPLAGKDELDDVRNYPYPQLDWFDFEVYRNNSEQVYYHSEQQQPELKLSQLKPSDEYFLNTSCLNSIFMTSIFMRGMDHMLMDLVANQRYAEILIGNIGQFMWEFCQKNLASIGSKIDLYGIWDDFASQEGLMLSPQLWRKFYKPWDKKIIETAKSHGLLVCFHICGNCTEVLPDLVEMGVDILDPVQTSARNMDLAELRKNFGKDLCFHGGLDIQGFLPSAKPRQVTERVKRIKELFEGQGGLILGPSHYITPDTPTENILAMYK